From the Ancylothrix sp. D3o genome, one window contains:
- a CDS encoding pentapeptide repeat-containing protein yields the protein MNEYELLKRYSAGERNFKGANLKAANLIGVTLNHVNLTAANLKDASFARANLSRSFLLEAQLSGAFLYGADLSFVKLKGSSLVEADLTKADLQGAHLANVDLAGAKLSGAKLNWVTLFRANLPGVNLCGANLDGINLRSANLAGANLNWTNLSGARLSGACLKGAQMNNVKLNRAFLNGLSLEGVNFSGLELQEVKMNGAKLQGSNFTGADLSGAQLRLVTFDEAILQQADLHNGNLRDARFTGANLMKTDLREADLRNADLKGANLNLANLAGADLRGANLQGAYLWGADLDGVNLEGADLRGASLRDAAIAGANLRNALLDGAVLPGGKLCA from the coding sequence ATGAATGAGTATGAATTACTAAAACGCTATTCCGCCGGCGAAAGAAATTTTAAAGGAGCAAATCTCAAGGCAGCCAATTTAATAGGAGTGACGCTTAACCACGTTAACTTGACGGCAGCGAACCTGAAGGATGCTTCTTTTGCACGGGCCAATTTGAGCCGCTCTTTTTTACTGGAGGCGCAGTTATCGGGGGCGTTTTTGTATGGGGCTGATTTAAGTTTTGTGAAGCTGAAAGGTAGCAGTTTAGTTGAGGCAGATTTAACGAAAGCTGATTTACAAGGTGCTCATTTGGCAAATGTGGATTTAGCTGGGGCAAAACTCAGCGGGGCAAAACTTAATTGGGTGACGCTTTTTCGGGCGAATTTACCAGGTGTTAATTTGTGTGGTGCGAATCTTGATGGTATTAATTTACGTTCGGCAAATTTGGCCGGTGCTAATCTTAACTGGACAAATTTAAGCGGCGCGAGATTGAGTGGTGCTTGCTTAAAAGGAGCGCAAATGAATAATGTTAAGTTGAACCGAGCTTTTTTAAACGGCTTAAGTTTGGAAGGGGTAAATTTCAGCGGTTTGGAACTGCAAGAAGTTAAAATGAATGGGGCAAAATTGCAAGGTTCCAATTTTACGGGCGCGGATCTGAGTGGCGCTCAATTGCGTTTGGTGACGTTTGATGAGGCAATTCTCCAACAAGCGGATTTGCATAATGGAAATCTGCGCGACGCTCGTTTTACCGGCGCCAATTTAATGAAAACAGATTTGCGGGAAGCTGATTTAAGAAATGCTGATTTGAAAGGGGCTAATTTGAATTTGGCTAATCTTGCCGGTGCTGATTTACGAGGAGCAAATTTACAAGGAGCCTATTTGTGGGGGGCTGATTTGGATGGGGTGAATTTGGAAGGGGCAGATTTGCGGGGTGCTTCTTTGCGGGATGCGGCAATTGCGGGGGCAAATCTGCGGAATGCTCTTTTGGATGGGGCGGTTTTGCCTGGTGGTAAACTCTGCGCTTAA
- a CDS encoding pentapeptide repeat-containing protein, whose product MDVSELLRRYAAGERDFQEINLIGANLERAHLAGVNFAGAYLSAACLSRAVLTGANLTGAFLHRADLSYAKLNEVRLTDADLTKANLKGAYVVKSLLNGAKLSGAVLSGVNLSLSNLRGINLCGADLRGINLRSACLVDANLNWANLSGARLSGARLRGALLNGAKLTGAFLNGVDLNGLDLDGVNLSATKLSGANLSGANLSATNLSYSQLRVTLLTRSILHAANLMGANLAKADLCEVDLSKADLCEADLTGADLTGANLNKANLEDADLSLASLRGAYLWGANLNVAQVRGADLRGASLRGAKLNGADWKEAILTGATMPDGSVHE is encoded by the coding sequence ATGGATGTTTCGGAATTATTGAGAAGATATGCAGCCGGGGAAAGAGATTTTCAAGAGATAAATCTGATCGGGGCTAATTTGGAAAGAGCCCATTTAGCGGGAGTCAATTTTGCGGGGGCTTATTTGTCGGCGGCTTGTTTAAGTCGGGCGGTTTTGACGGGGGCAAATTTGACTGGTGCGTTTTTACATCGGGCGGATTTGAGTTATGCCAAACTCAATGAGGTGAGGTTGACAGATGCGGATTTAACTAAAGCTAATCTTAAAGGTGCTTATGTGGTTAAGTCGCTTTTGAATGGGGCAAAATTAAGCGGGGCTGTTTTGTCTGGGGTGAATTTGAGTTTGTCGAATTTGCGGGGTATTAATTTGTGTGGGGCAGATTTGCGGGGCATTAATTTGCGTTCGGCTTGTTTGGTGGATGCTAATTTGAATTGGGCAAATTTAAGTGGGGCAAGATTGAGTGGTGCTCGCTTGCGCGGGGCTTTGTTGAATGGAGCAAAATTGACGGGGGCGTTTTTAAATGGGGTTGATTTAAATGGTTTAGATTTGGATGGGGTGAATTTAAGTGCGACAAAGTTGAGTGGGGCTAATTTGAGTGGGGCTAATTTATCTGCAACTAATTTGAGTTATTCTCAGTTGAGAGTTACGCTTTTGACTCGCTCAATTTTGCACGCGGCAAATTTAATGGGGGCGAATTTGGCAAAGGCAGATTTGTGTGAGGTAGATTTGAGTAAGGCGGATTTGTGTGAGGCGGATTTAACGGGGGCGGATTTAACGGGGGCGAATTTGAATAAGGCAAATTTAGAGGATGCAGATTTAAGTTTGGCTTCTTTGCGTGGTGCTTATTTATGGGGGGCTAATTTGAATGTGGCGCAGGTACGAGGGGCTGATTTGAGAGGGGCTTCTTTGCGGGGTGCTAAATTGAATGGGGCTGATTGGAAGGAGGCAATTTTAACGGGGGCGACGATGCCGGATGGAAGTGTTCACGAGTAA
- a CDS encoding hydantoinase B/oxoprolinase family protein: MTNTNNRWQFWIDRGGTFTDIVAKRPDGQLIIHKLLSENPERYTDAPIQGIREMMNIPTNEPIPADAIEVIKMGTTVATNALLERKGERTVLLITKGFKDALRIGYQNRPNIFARHIILPEMLYEFVIEIEERYSAKGEELIALNESQIIPSLQQAFNTGIRSCAIVLMHGYRYPEHENRIAKIAAEIGFTQISVSHQVSPLIKLVSRGDTTVVDAYLSPILRRYVDQVSNQLSENKPRTNDEGQRTKLMFMQSNGGLVDAEQFQGKDSILSGPAGGIVGAVQTSKMAGFEKIITFDMGGTSTDVAHYNGEYEREFETEVAGVRMRTPMMAIHTVAAGGGSVLTFDGSRYRVGPESAGANPGPASYGRGGPLTVTDCNVMLGKIQPAFFPKVFGIEGNAALDLEIVGQKFNQLASEIGDGRTPAEVASGFLAIAVEKMANAIKKISLQRGYDVSEYTLCCFGGAGGQHACLIADSLGMKQIFIHPYAGVLSAYGMGLADVRVIKEKSVEEVLNEGLVGRLKGIFAELEGEGKEGLLTADERRLTQMVFCKVRLRYEGTDSALIVDFGDVGEMVGDFEEVHRQRYGFVMEKSLIVEAISVEVVAKNDVPDEGIISRQNDGLPVPVSSVQMYSGGIWQEVQVFQRNELQPGDKISGPAIIIEATGTNVIETGWQAELTARNYLILNHRSRMNADQSIRVNQRSSAVNKSDAVMLEIFNNLFRSIAEQMGITLQNTSSSVNIKERLDFSCAIFDQNGELVANAPHIPVHLGSMSESVKALIYADANSIKAGDVYVSNNPYNGGTHLPDITVITPVFSQAENKEKILFYVASRGHHADIGGITPGSMPPNSTTVEQEGILLDNFLLVRNGNFRQKELLEILNSGKYPARNTSQNIADLQAQIAANERGVQELLKMVEHYGIETMQAYMGFVQDNAEESVRRIIEVLNDGEFSYPMDNGGEIKVKITIDKNTRSAKVDFTGTSPQLNSNFNAPAAVCKAAVLYVFRTLVDDDIPLNAGCLKPLEIIIPQGCMLNPVYPAAVVAGNVETSQNITDALYCALGVMAASQGTMNNFTFGNERYQYYETICGGSGAGSGFNGTDGVHTHMTNSRLTDPEVLEWRFPVLLTHFGIRENSGGKGQFCGGNGVVRRVQFLEKMTAGILSGRRIIPPFGLNGGDAGSLGKNYVVRENAGVEELGSTAVVEMNAGDVFGIETPGGGGFGRVEE, encoded by the coding sequence ATGACAAACACTAACAACCGCTGGCAATTTTGGATAGATCGAGGTGGCACATTTACCGATATCGTCGCCAAACGTCCCGACGGCCAATTAATCATCCATAAACTATTATCAGAAAACCCCGAACGCTACACCGATGCACCCATCCAAGGCATTCGGGAAATGATGAATATCCCCACCAATGAACCCATCCCCGCCGATGCCATAGAAGTGATTAAAATGGGGACAACTGTTGCCACAAATGCCTTACTGGAACGCAAAGGCGAACGCACCGTTTTATTGATAACAAAAGGCTTCAAAGATGCCCTACGAATAGGATACCAAAATCGGCCTAATATCTTCGCCCGTCATATTATTTTGCCAGAAATGTTATATGAATTCGTCATCGAAATAGAGGAACGCTACAGCGCAAAAGGTGAAGAATTAATTGCCCTCAACGAATCACAAATTATCCCATCTCTGCAACAAGCATTTAACACCGGCATCCGTTCCTGTGCCATCGTTTTAATGCACGGATACCGCTACCCCGAACACGAAAACCGCATTGCAAAAATTGCCGCAGAAATCGGTTTTACACAAATTTCCGTCTCTCACCAAGTTAGCCCTTTAATCAAACTTGTAAGTCGTGGAGATACAACTGTAGTCGATGCTTATCTCTCACCTATTCTCCGCCGCTATGTAGACCAAGTTAGCAATCAATTGTCCGAAAACAAACCAAGGACAAATGACGAAGGACAAAGGACAAAACTAATGTTTATGCAATCCAACGGCGGACTCGTGGATGCAGAACAATTCCAAGGCAAAGATAGCATCCTATCCGGGCCCGCCGGCGGTATTGTTGGCGCTGTGCAGACAAGTAAAATGGCCGGTTTTGAAAAAATTATCACTTTTGATATGGGTGGCACATCCACCGATGTCGCACATTATAACGGTGAATATGAGAGAGAATTTGAAACTGAGGTGGCCGGTGTGCGGATGCGTACCCCGATGATGGCTATACATACGGTGGCTGCCGGTGGTGGTTCTGTTCTCACTTTTGACGGTTCACGGTATCGCGTTGGCCCAGAATCCGCCGGTGCCAATCCAGGGCCGGCCTCCTACGGTAGAGGTGGGCCGTTGACGGTGACTGATTGCAATGTCATGCTGGGGAAAATTCAACCGGCCTTTTTTCCTAAAGTGTTTGGAATTGAGGGAAATGCAGCCTTAGATTTAGAAATTGTCGGGCAAAAATTTAATCAGTTGGCATCAGAAATTGGCGATGGAAGAACACCGGCAGAAGTTGCTTCGGGGTTCCTTGCCATTGCTGTTGAAAAAATGGCAAATGCGATTAAAAAAATCTCTCTGCAACGCGGTTATGATGTGTCTGAATATACTTTGTGTTGTTTTGGGGGTGCGGGGGGTCAACACGCTTGTTTAATTGCCGATTCTTTGGGGATGAAACAAATTTTTATTCATCCTTATGCGGGGGTTTTGTCTGCTTATGGGATGGGTTTGGCTGATGTGCGGGTGATTAAAGAAAAGTCGGTTGAGGAAGTGTTAAATGAGGGGTTGGTGGGGAGGTTAAAGGGGATTTTTGCGGAGTTGGAAGGGGAGGGGAAAGAGGGTTTATTAACCGCAGATGAACGCAGATTAACGCAGATGGTTTTTTGTAAGGTTCGTTTAAGGTATGAGGGGACGGATTCGGCTTTAATTGTGGATTTTGGGGATGTGGGGGAAATGGTGGGGGATTTTGAGGAGGTACACCGGCAGCGTTATGGGTTTGTGATGGAAAAAAGTTTAATTGTTGAGGCAATTTCGGTGGAGGTTGTGGCGAAAAATGATGTGCCTGATGAGGGGATAATTTCGCGTCAAAATGATGGGTTGCCGGTGCCGGTTTCTAGTGTGCAAATGTATAGCGGTGGAATTTGGCAAGAAGTGCAGGTTTTTCAGAGAAATGAGTTGCAACCAGGAGATAAAATTAGCGGGCCGGCTATTATTATTGAAGCGACCGGCACTAATGTTATAGAAACCGGATGGCAAGCAGAATTAACTGCAAGAAATTATTTAATTTTAAACCACCGAAGCAGGATGAACGCCGATCAATCTATCCGCGTTAATCAGCGTTCATCTGCGGTTAATAAATCTGATGCTGTGATGTTGGAGATTTTTAACAATCTTTTTCGTTCTATTGCCGAACAAATGGGGATTACTCTTCAGAATACCAGTTCATCTGTGAATATCAAAGAACGTCTCGATTTTTCCTGTGCAATTTTTGATCAAAACGGCGAACTTGTTGCTAATGCGCCTCATATTCCCGTACACTTAGGCTCAATGAGTGAAAGTGTGAAAGCTTTAATTTATGCTGACGCAAATAGCATAAAAGCCGGCGATGTTTATGTTTCTAATAACCCCTACAACGGCGGAACTCATTTACCTGATATTACCGTTATAACGCCGGTGTTTTCTCAAGCAGAAAACAAGGAAAAAATCCTGTTTTATGTCGCTTCACGCGGACACCACGCAGATATCGGTGGTATCACTCCCGGATCTATGCCTCCCAACAGCACAACGGTAGAACAAGAAGGCATACTTTTAGATAATTTCTTGCTCGTTAGAAACGGCAATTTCCGCCAAAAAGAATTACTGGAAATCCTCAACTCTGGCAAATATCCAGCGCGAAATACAAGCCAAAATATAGCAGATTTACAAGCACAAATTGCCGCCAATGAAAGGGGAGTTCAAGAACTTCTTAAAATGGTAGAGCACTATGGCATAGAAACTATGCAAGCTTATATGGGTTTTGTGCAAGATAATGCTGAAGAATCAGTCCGCCGTATTATTGAAGTTTTAAACGATGGCGAATTTAGCTATCCAATGGATAACGGCGGGGAAATAAAAGTCAAAATTACGATTGATAAAAACACCCGCAGTGCTAAAGTTGATTTCACCGGCACCTCACCTCAACTTAATAGCAATTTCAACGCACCGGCTGCTGTTTGTAAAGCCGCAGTTTTATATGTTTTCCGCACTTTAGTTGATGATGATATTCCTTTAAATGCCGGTTGTCTTAAACCTCTGGAAATTATTATTCCCCAAGGTTGTATGCTTAACCCCGTTTATCCAGCGGCGGTAGTTGCCGGGAATGTCGAAACTTCGCAAAATATTACCGACGCTTTGTATTGTGCGTTGGGGGTAATGGCGGCGTCTCAAGGCACCATGAATAATTTCACCTTTGGTAATGAACGCTATCAATATTATGAGACAATTTGCGGCGGTTCCGGGGCCGGTTCTGGTTTTAATGGTACCGATGGGGTGCATACCCACATGACAAATTCACGCTTGACTGATCCAGAGGTCTTAGAATGGCGTTTTCCTGTCCTTTTAACTCATTTTGGTATTCGGGAAAATAGCGGTGGCAAGGGGCAATTTTGTGGCGGTAATGGGGTTGTGAGGCGTGTGCAATTTTTGGAAAAAATGACGGCGGGAATATTATCAGGACGCAGAATTATTCCGCCTTTTGGGTTAAATGGTGGGGATGCCGGTTCTCTTGGAAAAAATTATGTTGTGCGGGAAAATGCGGGTGTTGAAGAATTAGGAAGTACCGCCGTTGTTGAAATGAATGCCGGTGATGTTTTTGGAATTGAAACTCCGGGTGGTGGGGGGTTTGGTAGAGTAGAGGAATAA
- a CDS encoding type II toxin-antitoxin system PemK/MazF family toxin: MIKGKIVLVDFPFDDLSATKLRPVLCLTNPVGKYEHILFAIITSKIPSDLMETDIVLNSSHPDFASSGLHKESTLRLDHLITLRKSMIRRELGVLSPDTQTLIADKLCNFLKS, encoded by the coding sequence ATGATTAAAGGTAAAATTGTTCTCGTAGATTTCCCCTTTGATGATTTATCAGCTACAAAGTTACGTCCTGTTCTTTGTCTAACTAACCCTGTGGGAAAATATGAACACATTTTGTTTGCTATTATTACCAGCAAAATTCCATCAGATTTGATGGAAACTGACATTGTGCTTAATAGCAGCCATCCCGACTTTGCCAGCAGCGGTTTGCACAAAGAATCTACTCTTAGACTAGATCACTTAATAACCCTTCGTAAATCCATGATTAGGCGAGAATTAGGTGTATTATCCCCAGACACACAAACTTTAATTGCTGACAAATTATGCAATTTCCTAAAATCCTAA
- a CDS encoding Z1 domain-containing protein, translating into MEKKIGDKAAEQLKQTAVEIVQNCVDVYSEKFGEGDVGATGSGFVSLPYKGTKEQEIPYGTTGLIYGRVQSGKTNTTIATLAIAQENKFRCFIVLTSDNTWLGKQTADRFNNQLKGGPVVFNWEEWKKHPEDFVKNKLLHYIKDTGVVLVSTKNVRHLDNLLKVLKYAKANTVPCLIFDDEADNASLNTNEAKQAKDDKETVPDSKIFEKIGKIRKAVANHIYLQITATPQSLLLQNLDHPCKPAFCAALPEPGNSYMGGDLFFTESTAYCRTVNAEELEALKKQKGKINPGSNWDIPEGLRLALCCFFLGAVYKMQSEPDGIYSFLAHICYKQDNQENLEKIISGFVVELDKSLRGQLSATKEEQARKWLTEAYQELSKTALYLPSLDYLIEELKHELRRAIPKVINANNPDKKPNYTPGMNILIGGNRLGRGVTIEGLMVTYYGRDAKQKVMDTVHQHARMYGYREQLKDVTRLFLPQHILEAFRAIHEADEAMREAIGDDPNNIKIQPVWVGPKLKATRSCVLNPAEIDAFIPGSHIFPRAPLYKSSDVKAETEELNKLLNPYTENDKYYEVDIDFLIEIISHTHSHYVSGRKWEDKRVQKALQGMKANGIEKGRLNVRRGKTGEGLGLTRQEPSDWGGYGFATSTWITKAKNEYQNVPTVLMMYEKGEKYKGEKYKRWDNQPLYLPMLILPKSKFVFMFNYADESEEIEDDLEWDDSEEIDEQEWLHAAANNPVFAFLHDAEEDIYTLADGKPFND; encoded by the coding sequence TTGGAAAAAAAAATAGGGGATAAAGCCGCAGAACAATTAAAGCAAACTGCTGTGGAAATTGTACAAAACTGCGTTGATGTTTACTCCGAAAAATTCGGCGAGGGGGATGTGGGGGCGACAGGTAGCGGTTTTGTCAGTCTTCCTTATAAGGGAACAAAAGAACAAGAAATTCCCTACGGCACAACAGGGTTAATTTATGGCAGAGTTCAAAGTGGTAAAACTAATACTACCATTGCTACATTGGCAATTGCTCAAGAAAATAAATTTCGTTGTTTCATTGTGTTGACTTCAGATAATACTTGGTTGGGGAAACAAACGGCGGATCGTTTCAATAATCAATTAAAAGGAGGGCCGGTGGTTTTTAATTGGGAGGAATGGAAAAAACATCCTGAAGATTTTGTCAAAAATAAATTACTTCACTATATCAAAGACACAGGCGTTGTGTTGGTATCCACAAAAAATGTGCGTCACCTTGACAACTTGCTTAAAGTTCTCAAGTATGCTAAAGCCAATACCGTACCTTGTTTAATATTTGATGATGAAGCGGACAATGCTAGTTTAAACACCAATGAAGCAAAGCAAGCAAAAGATGACAAAGAAACAGTCCCCGATAGTAAAATTTTTGAAAAAATTGGAAAAATTCGTAAAGCAGTAGCTAACCATATTTATTTACAAATTACCGCTACTCCACAAAGCTTGTTACTTCAAAATCTTGACCATCCCTGTAAACCAGCTTTTTGTGCCGCTCTTCCTGAACCAGGGAATAGTTATATGGGAGGAGACTTATTTTTTACAGAGAGCACTGCTTATTGTCGCACGGTTAATGCTGAAGAATTGGAAGCGCTAAAAAAACAGAAAGGAAAAATTAACCCTGGGAGCAACTGGGATATTCCTGAAGGTTTGAGACTTGCTTTGTGCTGTTTCTTTTTGGGAGCAGTGTACAAAATGCAATCTGAGCCTGATGGCATCTATTCTTTTTTAGCTCATATTTGCTACAAGCAAGACAATCAAGAAAATTTAGAAAAAATTATTAGCGGGTTTGTTGTTGAACTTGATAAATCTCTAAGAGGACAATTGTCAGCCACCAAGGAAGAGCAGGCGCGAAAATGGCTAACTGAAGCTTATCAAGAGTTAAGTAAGACAGCACTTTATTTACCATCTTTGGATTACTTAATTGAGGAGTTAAAACATGAATTAAGGCGTGCAATTCCAAAGGTTATCAATGCCAATAATCCTGATAAAAAACCAAACTATACCCCAGGAATGAATATTCTCATAGGTGGTAACAGGCTGGGGCGGGGTGTAACAATTGAAGGTTTGATGGTGACATATTATGGACGTGATGCCAAGCAAAAAGTAATGGATACCGTGCATCAGCACGCAAGAATGTATGGATACCGCGAACAGTTGAAAGATGTTACTCGTTTGTTTTTGCCTCAACATATCTTAGAAGCTTTTCGTGCTATCCATGAGGCTGATGAGGCGATGAGAGAAGCAATTGGAGACGATCCGAACAATATTAAAATTCAGCCGGTGTGGGTTGGGCCAAAACTGAAAGCTACTCGTTCTTGTGTCTTGAATCCAGCAGAAATAGATGCTTTTATACCTGGCTCGCATATTTTTCCACGGGCTCCCCTTTATAAATCCTCGGATGTAAAAGCAGAGACAGAAGAGTTAAATAAACTACTGAACCCCTACACAGAAAATGATAAATACTACGAAGTGGATATTGATTTCTTGATTGAAATAATTTCCCATACACACAGCCACTATGTGAGCGGAAGGAAATGGGAAGACAAGCGGGTTCAAAAAGCACTTCAAGGAATGAAGGCTAACGGTATTGAAAAGGGAAGGCTTAATGTTCGGAGGGGTAAAACGGGTGAAGGACTAGGCTTAACACGCCAAGAGCCGAGTGATTGGGGAGGGTATGGTTTTGCTACCAGTACATGGATCACTAAAGCTAAAAATGAATATCAAAATGTTCCTACAGTTTTGATGATGTATGAAAAAGGAGAAAAATACAAAGGAGAAAAATACAAGCGCTGGGACAATCAACCGCTCTATCTTCCTATGCTGATTCTGCCTAAAAGTAAGTTTGTGTTTATGTTTAATTACGCAGATGAGTCTGAAGAAATAGAGGATGACTTGGAGTGGGATGATTCAGAAGAAATAGACGAACAAGAATGGCTACACGCCGCCGCAAATAATCCAGTATTTGCATTTTTGCACGATGCAGAAGAAGATATTTATACCCTAGCGGACGGAAAGCCATTCAATGATTAA
- a CDS encoding phasin family protein, giving the protein MPGLGDIVQKAFYLGVGLASFAGEKAGTTLSQVRSQAQKLAEEMVERGEMSTDEARKFIDDMVSKAQQQQAEVQGQQQKPAEPRKIEILDDDEEPVKAEGKEADTLRSQVEALQEELRRLQKD; this is encoded by the coding sequence ATGCCTGGTTTAGGAGATATTGTACAAAAGGCGTTTTATTTGGGCGTTGGGTTGGCTTCTTTTGCCGGTGAGAAGGCCGGTACAACTCTCTCGCAAGTCCGCTCTCAAGCGCAAAAATTGGCGGAGGAGATGGTGGAACGCGGCGAGATGTCAACCGACGAAGCGCGAAAGTTTATTGATGATATGGTGAGTAAGGCTCAGCAGCAACAGGCTGAGGTGCAGGGACAGCAACAAAAGCCGGCTGAGCCTCGCAAAATTGAGATTTTGGATGATGATGAGGAGCCGGTGAAGGCGGAAGGTAAGGAGGCGGATACTTTGCGAAGTCAGGTAGAGGCTTTGCAGGAAGAGTTGCGCCGGTTGCAAAAAGATTGA
- a CDS encoding YciI family protein: MPWFAKIEQGIVEKTTFDQYVPAHKEYVRELIEKGHKARTGYWARRGGGMLLFEAPSRQEAEEIVARDPLVVNGCVKYDLFEWCVVVE; the protein is encoded by the coding sequence ATGCCTTGGTTTGCAAAAATTGAACAGGGAATTGTAGAAAAAACAACGTTTGACCAATATGTGCCGGCGCACAAAGAATATGTGCGAGAGTTGATTGAAAAAGGTCACAAAGCGCGTACCGGCTATTGGGCGCGCAGGGGTGGGGGGATGTTGCTGTTTGAGGCGCCGTCGCGTCAGGAGGCGGAGGAGATCGTGGCGCGAGATCCTTTGGTGGTGAATGGTTGCGTGAAATACGATCTTTTTGAGTGGTGTGTGGTTGTGGAATAA
- a CDS encoding 2'-5' RNA ligase family protein, protein MDKSKKLFFIALVPPPDIFAYVNHIKQDFAANYNSRRALNSPPHITLQPPFEWIPENVPVLHQTLREFAEMREPVNILLSGFGAFPPRVIYVNVIKTPALLSLQSDLTTHLETHLNIIDIKSKNRSFSPHLTVAFKDLTKQNFQAAWPEYKDKKLQFTFTASHLTLLQHDGSRWNIESEFPLLR, encoded by the coding sequence ATGGATAAGTCAAAAAAACTTTTTTTTATTGCCCTTGTTCCACCCCCCGATATTTTTGCTTATGTCAACCATATTAAGCAAGACTTCGCCGCAAACTACAACTCTCGCCGTGCTCTAAACTCCCCTCCCCACATTACCCTACAACCCCCCTTTGAATGGATACCCGAAAACGTGCCGGTACTCCACCAAACCCTGAGAGAATTTGCCGAAATGCGAGAGCCGGTTAACATTCTCCTCTCGGGGTTTGGCGCATTTCCCCCCCGCGTCATTTACGTTAATGTAATTAAAACACCGGCCCTCTTATCCCTCCAATCAGACTTAACCACCCATCTCGAAACCCACCTTAATATCATCGATATCAAATCCAAAAATCGCTCTTTTTCCCCCCATCTCACCGTTGCTTTTAAAGACTTAACCAAACAAAATTTTCAAGCTGCATGGCCGGAATATAAAGACAAAAAACTGCAATTTACTTTTACAGCCTCCCACCTTACCTTATTACAACATGATGGGAGCCGGTGGAATATTGAAAGTGAGTTTCCATTGCTTCGCTAA
- a CDS encoding ribulose bisphosphate carboxylase small subunit, with amino-acid sequence MAYYISPRFLDKLAIHITKNFLDLPGVRVPLILGIHGRKGEGKSFQCELIYEKMGIEVVHMTAGELESPDAGDPARLIRLRYREAAELIKVRGKMVVLMINDLDAGAGRFDSTTQYTVNTQLVNGTLMNIADNPTNVQLPGSYDSTPLHRVPIIVTGNDFSTLYEPLIRDGRMEKFYWEPNREDKVGIVAGIFEPDGISRSQVEQMVETFPTQAIDFFGAVRARIYDEQIRDFLYKVGFEKVSSRVVNSSDGPPNFPKPDFSLSRLIEFGNLLVQEQKRIQDMGLVREYNQVLRNPNQNQNVNAPAPTQTIPVQQPIAQQPVVNSNTSGNGKNGVSAEVMEQVQQILSRGYRLGIEYVDERRFRTNSWTSCASLSPEEQESALTAVQHCLKDHSSDYIRLVGIEPKAKRRVVETIIHRPNS; translated from the coding sequence ATGGCATATTACATTTCCCCCCGTTTTCTCGATAAACTAGCAATCCACATTACCAAAAACTTCCTCGATCTGCCGGGGGTTAGAGTTCCTCTCATTTTGGGTATTCACGGACGCAAAGGAGAGGGTAAATCTTTTCAATGCGAATTAATTTACGAAAAAATGGGCATTGAAGTTGTCCACATGACTGCCGGTGAATTAGAAAGTCCTGATGCCGGCGATCCGGCGCGTCTGATTCGTTTGCGCTACCGTGAAGCTGCCGAACTGATCAAAGTTCGCGGCAAAATGGTGGTGTTGATGATTAATGATTTGGATGCCGGTGCCGGTAGATTTGATTCAACTACTCAATATACTGTTAATACTCAGTTGGTAAACGGTACATTGATGAATATTGCCGACAATCCTACCAACGTACAACTACCGGGTAGTTATGATTCTACACCTTTACATCGCGTGCCGATTATTGTCACCGGCAATGATTTTTCGACACTTTATGAACCCTTAATCCGTGATGGACGGATGGAAAAATTTTATTGGGAACCAAACCGCGAAGATAAAGTAGGAATTGTAGCGGGAATTTTTGAACCCGACGGAATTTCTCGCAGTCAAGTTGAGCAAATGGTCGAGACTTTCCCCACCCAAGCAATTGATTTTTTTGGGGCTGTGCGAGCGCGAATTTATGATGAACAAATCCGCGATTTTCTTTATAAAGTCGGCTTTGAAAAAGTTTCATCACGAGTAGTAAATAGTTCTGATGGGCCGCCGAATTTTCCGAAGCCAGATTTTAGCTTATCTCGTTTAATTGAATTTGGTAATTTGCTGGTGCAAGAGCAAAAACGCATTCAGGATATGGGCCTGGTAAGAGAGTATAATCAGGTGTTAAGAAACCCGAATCAAAACCAAAATGTTAACGCACCGGCACCCACACAAACTATCCCTGTACAGCAGCCAATTGCACAGCAGCCGGTTGTTAATTCCAATACTAGCGGGAATGGAAAAAACGGCGTGAGTGCAGAAGTGATGGAACAGGTGCAGCAGATTTTAAGCCGGGGTTATCGGTTGGGTATAGAATATGTAGATGAGCGCCGGTTTCGGACAAATTCTTGGACAAGTTGTGCTTCTCTTTCGCCAGAGGAACAAGAGTCAGCACTTACGGCAGTTCAACACTGTTTAAAAGACCACAGTAGCGATTATATCCGCTTGGTAGGAATTGAACCGAAGGCAAAACGGCGGGTTGTAGAAACGATTATTCACCGGCCCAATAGTTAG